TACCTGTCTGATCTGTGAAAGTGATGTCGCTGAAATAGACCGTCCCGTCTGGTGCGACGGAGACACCTTCCGTGAAATGCGCACCGTTGAACAGTTCTTTAAGCGCCGCACCGGGCGCGAAGATACCATCGTGTCCTGCAGTATTTCCGATTAACGCGGGTGCTAACGCCAAACCTGCAGCAACGGCATAAGTAAGGGGTTGTGATACATTCATCGGCTTATTTCGCTCCTTCCAATTCGTTTCTTGAATGGCAAGATTTTAACATACGTTGCGAAGGGTGTCAACCCATTGGGTGTGGACCGTGGGTTGTTATCCCTTGACGCGCATGCGCGTAAACGGCGTCTTGAATCTCAAGGATCCGCACGGCATCAGCAACCGTGGGTTCAAAGGTACTCCCATCCCGAATTGCATCAAACGCGCTCCCCATTATTCCCTGTATTCGCTCGCCGTGAGATATATCCTCGCTAAATTGGACCCCTTCCGTTGTATGTACCTCAATCAACGGTTCACCGTTGCGACCGTACTGCTCAAACACCGATGCCTTCGTTCCGACGAATCGAAAGAAATGATCGCCACCGCGCGTACCAGACGGGTATGTATAACCCGATTCAATAATACCCGTGATACCGTCTTCCGTTCGCAGCACGCCGACACCGCTATCCTCCACGCCACGACTGTGCATAGCATTGGACATCACCACGCCGACAACACTGATTTCACGATCACCGACAAACTGAAGGAATGTATCAATACCGTGCGCCGCCTCAACAGCCCAGCATCCACCGCCTGATATACTCGGATCGTTGTGCCAAGCGGATGGGGTCGGATCGTAGCGGGATGGGGGACCGTTGTTCAGTCTGCTATTATACAACACAAGTTCTCCGAGACTTCCATCAGCGACCATCTCTTGGACGACACTCACAATTCGACTTGCCCGATTCGGTAGCACAAGCGCGCTGAAAACACCGTGCTTTTCGGATGCCTCAGCAGCAGGACGCAATCGGTCGGCACAGTCAGCAAAGGGCTTGTCTAAGAGGTAGGGGATACGCCGATCCACGCAGGCTTGAACGTGTGCTGGCATTTCAATATGTTTTCCAGCGACGAGTACCGCATCGGGTTTGCTGGCATCAAGGCATGCAGCCGCTGTCTCAAAGCCGAGACACTGAAAATCATCTATCAACTGTTGCCGGGGAGCAGGTTCACCGTCCATGACTCCGACAATCTCATGTCCGAGTTCGTGTGCCGTGCGCGCCATGCTCCGTCCGTGATGACTGTAGGAAAGAACAACCAGTCTCATATTTTATCTCCTTGTTATTCGCTGTCAGCAGTCAGCGATCAGGTCGGATTTTTTCAAAAATCCTCTCAGCGGTCAGTCAAAAGACTTTCTTTGGAAAGTTACCGATAACTGAAAGCATTCCGAAGGAATGCGCCCTGACAGCCGATAGCCGAGAGTGGAGCGTAGCGGAAGGTCCTGACCGCTGACGGCTATCTATAAAACGAATACATCGCCGTTCCTGTGAAAAGTCGGATCAGCACCCATACACCACCGACCATGAATTCGCCGAGAATTAAACCGAGGAAAAGTGGGTACGCTTTGCGATAGAGCCGAATCCCGCCGACTTTCAGCAATAACGTTTTGATACTCCAACTGATAAAAATGGAAAACCAGAGTCTACCAATTGTCGATTTCTCACCAGCGACCATATAACCGGCAGGATGGAAGGGCCAGAACGGAAATATCGTCCGTAGCCACCAGAAGAAACCGGTAAAGAACGCACCGACCCCGATAAAAACCACGGCAGGCACATCGGTGTCGACCGGGTGGGAAATCCAACTTTGCAGAAGATTGTAGCCCCCCGTCCCGAGATCGCTGACGACCCCGATTTTGTAGCCGACGACAAGGTACGCCCAAAACGAGGCGAGAATTCCAATCACCGCAGCGAACATCATTGCTACAATTAGCCTCCCTGACCGCATACCTGTCTCCTCGGCGAGTTTGAAACCTTCAAGCGTGTGTGGCATTGGATGGGCGCGAGACCCGCGATTGAAGGTGAGATAGAGGCGCATCATCGTTAAACTGCCCCTCGAAATCAATCGGGTGCCGAAAATATCGGTGAGGATATCGTGCGGCGTTGCGTAAGTCCGAATCGTCGGTGGTCCAACTTCCGCTCGGATACGCGTGAGGCTCATCGCCAAGAGGTAGTAAATTAGGAAGTAGAGGGCAATTGTCCAGAATTCCATCCCGCCGCGATGTGAAAAAGTGAATAAGAAGAATAGGCCGCAGACCAACCCAATCCCTGCCCATCGGTAGCGCATCGGTTCCCGGCTATCGTCAATCTCTCCCGGTGTATGATAGCCTCGAAAGACGTGTTTGAAAACGGCGAAAAAATAGCGTCTGCCGCCCCAGAGTGCGAAACAGGCGAGGACGAGATAGCCGCCCATCACTTGCTGCCAATCGTAAGGAAAACCCGGCATCACATCGAGTCCAAGGGCGCTACCTAATACCCGTTGCGCTTTCCAGAACCAGTAAAAAAACCAGATAGAGAACGACATTTCCAACGGCATCAAGTAGGCGAGTCCAACGGCAAAAGAACGGATATAAACAGGGGTCCAGCCAATTGATCTCCACGGCTTTTGGGTGAAGTATTGACCGAGTTCGGCATGTCGGACTGGGACTTCGGGGATTTCAGGAAATAGCACATGGAATCCATTGATTAAGTTGATACCACCGGCGATTGCAAATCCAAGCCACATCATTTTCGACTTGAAAAGTCGTCCGTCAAGCCGCGTCATCTCCAACGGCAATTGCACGATCGGATAGGTCAACCGTTCGTGTTCAATCCACTGCCTACGAAGAAAAATGTCGAGGCAGATCATCACCCAGATAAGCACAGTCAGAAAGACCGTCCACCAGAGAATCGGACGCAGCCAACCGCCGAGATGTCCCATCGTGTAAATCGTGCTTTCACCGTCATAAAACGCCTTTAGC
This region of Candidatus Poribacteria bacterium genomic DNA includes:
- a CDS encoding Gfo/Idh/MocA family oxidoreductase produces the protein MRLVVLSYSHHGRSMARTAHELGHEIVGVMDGEPAPRQQLIDDFQCLGFETAAACLDASKPDAVLVAGKHIEMPAHVQACVDRRIPYLLDKPFADCADRLRPAAEASEKHGVFSALVLPNRASRIVSVVQEMVADGSLGELVLYNSRLNNGPPSRYDPTPSAWHNDPSISGGGCWAVEAAHGIDTFLQFVGDREISVVGVVMSNAMHSRGVEDSGVGVLRTEDGITGIIESGYTYPSGTRGGDHFFRFVGTKASVFEQYGRNGEPLIEVHTTEGVQFSEDISHGERIQGIMGSAFDAIRDGSTFEPTVADAVRILEIQDAVYAHARQGITTHGPHPMG